The sequence GGCGGGCGTCGGCAGGCACCGGCTGGGCAGGCTCTTCAGGCACGTGCCGACCGTAGACCATGGCTGTGACGACGTGCCGCGGGCTCACGCCGTACCAACGGCACGGATGATCCCCGGGTTGCTGGCCGGGCCGGGTGGCGTCGCTCAGCCGGACCGCCCGGCATCACCGGGCCCTCCCGGACCGGCATCCGGCCCGTGCCCGGCGGCCGGGGCGACGCCGGGAGCGGCCGCCCCCGGCCCGGCGGGAGCCGGCGCGGGCGGCGCGGAGCCGGGCGCGAGCACTCCGGGAAGCGGACCGCCGGGGGCCGGGCCGGGCTGCGGCCCGGGACCGTACCCCGGCTGCGGCCCGGGACCGGGCTGGCCGCCGTAACCGGGCGGCGGGCCGTACCCCGGGCCGTACCCGGCCGGCGTGGCGTGCGCCCGCAGGTCCTGCACCGGCACCTCCTGGCCGAACACCTGCGCCAGCGGGACCACGACCCCCTGGGCGGCCACCTCGGCGCCCTCGCGCACCGCGGCGTGTACCGCCTCGCGCAGCGCCCGCACCCGCTCGGCGCGCAGCAACTCCTCGACCCGGCCGGTGCGGCCCAGGATGCCGCCGACCAGGTCCTTGAGGAAGTGCCCGAGCAGGACGGCGCCGCGGCGGCTGCGGCTCATGGTCCAGCCGAGGAACAGGCCGCTGCCGTACGGGAAGACCGT is a genomic window of Actinoplanes teichomyceticus ATCC 31121 containing:
- a CDS encoding adhesin; its protein translation is MSMAGEPPQRQGTALGPGHGDVAYRMQGLRPGPVETGLDSSVPAGTLLRLWLWAAVPALLVWAVFTFLALLVHAASEPSLFSDDTPADALFSAGSLLAVIVFWTVLLAARMDEPVTQWSTLLEDRWQGADSAYAAIFGTLRRRGIPVDATAVRVRSDLLAAELVNDRLLITERDYRIHVTVFPYGSGLFLGWTMSRSRRGAVLLGHFLKDLVGGILGRTGRVEELLRAERVRALREAVHAAVREGAEVAAQGVVVPLAQVFGQEVPVQDLRAHATPAGYGPGYGPPPGYGGQPGPGPQPGYGPGPQPGPAPGGPLPGVLAPGSAPPAPAPAGPGAAAPGVAPAAGHGPDAGPGGPGDAGRSG